In a genomic window of Chryseobacterium sp. G0162:
- a CDS encoding DNA alkylation repair protein: MHTGIVKEIQVALAVLSIPEKAEFFPRFFKTGKGEYGEGDLFLGVKVPDQRTVAKEYYSKISLKELSEVLSSAYHEHRLTALFMLISKFEKAKDIVVKDEIVEFYLKHLQYVNNWDLVDSSCYKILGRYAYENKKEILLRDLSKADEMWHKRIAVVGTMHYIKKGSFDLTKEFVTRNLKHPHDLMHKANGWLLREMGNKNEQELIGYLNEFYKEMPRTCLRYAIEKLDEDLRQDYLKGRI; the protein is encoded by the coding sequence ATGCATACGGGTATTGTTAAAGAAATACAGGTGGCTCTTGCAGTTTTATCCATTCCTGAAAAAGCTGAATTCTTTCCAAGATTTTTCAAAACAGGAAAGGGAGAATACGGTGAGGGAGATCTGTTTTTAGGGGTAAAAGTTCCTGATCAGAGAACTGTTGCTAAAGAATATTACTCAAAAATCAGTTTGAAAGAATTGAGTGAAGTACTTTCTTCAGCATATCATGAACACCGGTTAACAGCTCTTTTTATGCTGATTTCAAAGTTTGAAAAGGCAAAAGACATAGTCGTAAAAGATGAAATCGTGGAGTTTTATCTTAAACATCTTCAGTATGTTAATAATTGGGATCTGGTAGATTCCAGCTGTTATAAGATTCTTGGCAGATATGCTTATGAAAATAAGAAAGAAATCCTATTGAGAGATCTTTCTAAGGCGGATGAGATGTGGCATAAGAGAATTGCGGTTGTGGGAACCATGCATTACATTAAAAAGGGATCTTTTGACCTCACCAAAGAATTTGTTACAAGAAATCTAAAGCATCCCCATGATCTGATGCACAAAGCCAATGGCTGGCTGTTGCGGGAAATGGGAAATAAAAATGAACAGGAACTCATTGGCTATCTGAATGAGTTCTATAAAGAAATGCCAAGAACCTGTCTGCGCTATGCTATCGAAAAACTGGACGAGGATCTTCGCCAGGATTATTTGAAAGGACGTATTTAA
- a CDS encoding cation:proton antiporter, with translation MELYYSFSALIVLASIFAYLNYRFLKLPSTIGIMVIAIVVSIFLVLFGETILPRTFGHLHNLMNSIDFTEVLMGAMLNFLLFAGGIHININDLKEQFRPVLIFSTVGVVISTFVVGFGMFYLLPYVGIQLPFIYCLVFGALISPTDPVAVLSVLKQAKVSKSLETKVAGESLFNDGMAVVVFTVVLQLAVGKEVDLGVESIGLLLLHEAGGGLLLGVLLGWVTSRLMREVDDYIISVLVTLSVVMGGYLIARQMHISGPLTMVAAGLFMGNFNRNFKMKSVTQDYLIKFWELIDEILNAVLFLFIGFELLMIKDLKHFMIPGLLAIFVVLFARFISIWGPTKFTSLRRSFSPQTVKVLVWGGIRGGVSIALAMSIPKSEYSETILSITYCVVVFSIIVQGLTIAKVANPKQIVKEEEEQENSVLEKNA, from the coding sequence GTGGAATTATATTATTCATTTTCAGCATTAATCGTATTAGCATCCATATTTGCCTATCTTAATTACAGATTCTTAAAACTTCCGAGTACCATCGGGATTATGGTAATTGCCATTGTGGTTTCCATTTTTCTGGTATTATTTGGAGAAACGATACTTCCAAGAACTTTTGGACATCTTCATAATCTGATGAACAGCATCGACTTTACGGAGGTTCTGATGGGAGCGATGCTTAATTTTCTTCTTTTTGCAGGAGGAATTCACATTAATATCAACGATCTTAAAGAACAATTCAGGCCTGTACTGATATTTTCTACTGTAGGCGTTGTGATTTCTACATTTGTAGTAGGTTTTGGGATGTTCTATTTACTCCCATATGTAGGTATTCAGCTTCCATTTATCTACTGTCTTGTTTTTGGAGCACTGATTTCACCTACCGATCCGGTGGCAGTTCTGAGTGTACTGAAACAGGCGAAAGTTTCCAAATCGCTGGAAACAAAGGTTGCCGGTGAATCTCTTTTCAATGATGGTATGGCCGTTGTGGTCTTTACAGTTGTATTACAGCTTGCTGTTGGTAAAGAAGTAGATCTTGGAGTAGAAAGTATTGGACTGCTATTGCTTCATGAAGCCGGTGGTGGTCTTTTATTGGGTGTTTTATTAGGATGGGTTACTTCCAGATTAATGCGTGAAGTGGATGATTATATTATTTCCGTACTGGTAACACTTTCTGTTGTGATGGGAGGTTATCTTATTGCAAGACAGATGCATATTTCAGGACCATTAACGATGGTAGCTGCAGGGTTATTTATGGGGAACTTTAATAGGAACTTTAAAATGAAATCTGTTACTCAGGATTACTTAATCAAATTTTGGGAGCTTATTGATGAAATTCTGAATGCAGTATTATTCTTATTCATTGGATTTGAACTTCTAATGATTAAAGATTTGAAACACTTCATGATCCCAGGCTTATTGGCCATTTTTGTAGTTCTGTTTGCAAGGTTTATTTCCATCTGGGGACCTACGAAGTTTACTTCTCTGAGAAGGAGTTTTAGCCCACAAACGGTAAAAGTTTTAGTTTGGGGAGGAATTCGTGGTGGTGTTTCCATTGCATTGGCGATGTCTATTCCTAAAAGTGAATATAGTGAGACAATCTTAAGTATTACGTATTGTGTAGTGGTATTTTCTATTATTGTTCAGGGGCTTACCATAGCGAAGGTTGCCAATCCTAAACAGATTGTAAAAGAAGAAGAGGAGCAGGAAAATAGTGTTTTAGAGAAGAATGCTTAG